A portion of the Maridesulfovibrio frigidus DSM 17176 genome contains these proteins:
- a CDS encoding nucleotidyltransferase domain-containing protein, whose protein sequence is MHIYAFGSVCRGEIDLSSDIDLLAIVDTNLSRIDPLTFSIYSPEKIKLLWKQGNPFAWHLYYESRLLYSEDGIDYIESLGMPNKYTSSISDCRKFYNIFEVARATVKITNSQVFELSTLFLAVRNLATCYSLALGTKPTFSRNSALELAEKSLIISKNAYECLQSARILSVRGVGSVPSRELICETIDSLPIVDDWMRRLIKEVDSFYG, encoded by the coding sequence ATGCACATTTATGCTTTTGGGTCAGTCTGTCGAGGTGAAATTGATTTAAGTTCTGATATTGATTTGTTGGCCATTGTAGACACTAATTTGTCTCGCATTGATCCGCTAACATTTTCTATCTATTCACCGGAAAAAATTAAATTACTTTGGAAGCAAGGAAATCCTTTTGCATGGCATCTTTATTATGAATCTAGGCTGTTGTATTCAGAAGATGGTATAGATTACATTGAGTCTTTGGGCATGCCGAATAAATATACTTCTTCGATAAGTGATTGTAGGAAATTCTACAATATTTTCGAAGTTGCTAGGGCTACTGTAAAAATAACTAATAGTCAGGTGTTTGAGCTTTCAACGCTTTTTTTGGCAGTAAGGAATCTAGCAACTTGCTATTCGTTGGCCTTAGGTACTAAACCAACTTTTTCGAGAAATTCGGCTTTGGAGTTGGCTGAAAAAAGTTTGATCATTTCCAAGAACGCATATGAATGCTTACAGTCTGCACGGATTCTTAGTGTTCGTGGGGTAGGAAGTGTTCCATCTAGAGAATTGATTTGTGAAACGATTGATTCTTTACCTATCGTTGATGATTGGATGAGAAGATTGATAAAGGAGGTAGATAGTTTTTATGGGTGA
- a CDS encoding pentapeptide repeat-containing protein codes for MDILTDSDRIIETDKKINEDLANIDLANKLFLRLVVKGKTFKEVDFKYCIFDSSYLRNCNFDSCNFTGCRFINSNFNGSTFEGCSFDYSYFDKTIITSEILDVCCPAYDNLKSSFARTLRKNYQSLGEVQSVNKAIKIELESTKVHLRKSCLSKESYYRRKYKGFARLKSFMSYVNFISLDFIWGNGESTYKLCRAVGLVFVSIAFFNFIYHTESKLVSELWESVEVAPQIFLGTFSPKSYSSVSLTVIKFVRLVMFGFFMSIILKRFNKR; via the coding sequence ATGGATATTCTAACCGATAGCGATAGGATTATTGAAACAGATAAAAAAATAAATGAGGATCTTGCAAATATAGATTTAGCTAATAAATTATTTTTGCGGCTAGTTGTAAAGGGGAAAACTTTTAAAGAAGTTGATTTCAAATACTGTATATTTGATTCTTCGTATCTAAGAAATTGCAATTTTGATTCATGTAATTTTACTGGATGTCGTTTTATTAATTCAAATTTTAATGGTAGCACGTTTGAAGGATGCTCTTTTGATTATTCTTACTTTGATAAAACAATTATCACTAGTGAAATTCTTGATGTATGTTGTCCTGCATATGATAATTTAAAAAGTTCATTTGCACGAACTTTACGTAAAAATTATCAATCTCTGGGCGAAGTCCAGTCAGTTAATAAGGCAATAAAGATAGAACTAGAATCTACTAAGGTTCATCTACGTAAGTCATGTCTTTCTAAAGAGTCTTACTATAGGAGAAAATATAAAGGCTTTGCTCGTCTAAAATCTTTTATGAGCTATGTTAATTTTATTAGCTTAGATTTTATTTGGGGAAATGGTGAAAGTACATATAAATTGTGTAGAGCTGTGGGGCTGGTGTTCGTGAGCATCGCTTTTTTTAATTTTATATATCATACCGAATCAAAACTCGTTTCTGAATTATGGGAGTCGGTGGAGGTGGCTCCACAAATATTTTTAGGCACATTCTCCCCTAAAAGCTATAGTTCTGTATCCTTAACAGTGATAAAATTCGTTCGACTAGTTATGTTTGGATTTTTTATGTCAATAATTCTTAAAAGGTTTAATAAAAGATAA
- a CDS encoding GIY-YIG nuclease family protein yields MRYFFKLLWDWIFGVCGFVFAIYCGLIFGVNISDLIITPLLGQGFESIAEIVGVILVLWGYFKSYNHLESRFFPVSVNRSMPDVNIQERKAVEDDIVKPKLLTNKNVVFTPTARQVFTPSAWREIEYEGCVYCLSNPAMPGLYKVGYTKHCPHRRAEDLYKGRDGSGTGVPMPFKVEFYFKCMEPFQTEQLLHVKLDACRINRKREYFKVDLHELEQVFYENVPDPFEFNR; encoded by the coding sequence ATGCGCTATTTTTTTAAGTTATTATGGGACTGGATTTTTGGAGTATGTGGTTTTGTCTTTGCAATATATTGTGGTTTGATATTCGGGGTAAATATATCAGACTTGATAATTACTCCATTGCTAGGTCAGGGGTTTGAATCCATTGCCGAAATTGTTGGGGTTATCTTGGTTTTGTGGGGATACTTTAAAAGCTATAACCATCTTGAATCAAGGTTTTTTCCTGTTTCAGTCAACCGAAGTATGCCTGATGTGAATATTCAGGAGAGAAAGGCTGTAGAGGATGACATTGTAAAACCAAAACTGCTTACAAATAAAAATGTCGTTTTTACTCCAACTGCACGGCAAGTTTTTACCCCTAGCGCGTGGCGTGAAATTGAATATGAGGGCTGTGTGTATTGCCTTTCTAATCCCGCAATGCCGGGATTGTATAAAGTTGGATATACAAAGCATTGTCCACATAGAAGAGCAGAAGATCTGTACAAAGGCCGTGACGGGAGTGGGACAGGAGTCCCTATGCCTTTTAAGGTTGAGTTTTATTTTAAGTGCATGGAGCCATTCCAGACCGAACAGTTACTTCATGTCAAACTAGATGCTTGCAGAATTAACCGCAAAAGAGAATATTTCAAAGTTGATCTGCATGAGCTGGAACAGGTGTTCTATGAGAATGTTCCTGATCCGTTTGAATTTAATCGCTAG